The following are encoded together in the Bacillus alveayuensis genome:
- a CDS encoding seryl-tRNA synthetase (product_source=KO:K01875; cath_funfam=1.10.287.40,3.30.930.10; cog=COG0172; ko=KO:K01875; pfam=PF00587,PF02403; smart=SM00338; superfamily=46589,55681; tigrfam=TIGR00414), with product MLDIKYLRANFAEIKEKLKHRGEDLTDFDKFEELDKKRRELIAETEELKSKRNEVSSQIAVLKREKKNADDLIQEMRHVGEQIKVLDGELRKVETELENVMLSIPNIPHETVPVGESEEDNVEVRKWGDIPSFTFEPKPHWEIADNLGLLDFERAGKVTGSRFVFYKGLGARLERALINFMLDLHVEEHGYQEVLPPYMVNRASMTGTGQLPKFEEDAFKVEEEDYFLIPTAEVPVTNLHRDEILHVGQLPINYVAYSACFRSEAGSAGRDTRGLIRQHQFNKVELVKFVKPEDSYEELEKLTGHAEKVLQLLGLPYRVMSMCTADLGFTAAKKYDLEVWLPSYNTYREISSCSNFEAFQARRANIRFRRDVKAKPEPVHTLNGSGLAIGRTVAAILENYQQEDGKVIIPEVLRPYMGNKEVIG from the coding sequence ATGCTTGATATTAAATATTTACGAGCAAATTTTGCTGAAATAAAAGAGAAATTAAAGCATCGAGGAGAAGACTTAACTGATTTTGATAAATTTGAAGAACTTGATAAAAAACGACGAGAACTAATAGCAGAAACTGAAGAATTAAAAAGTAAACGAAATGAAGTATCTTCTCAAATTGCTGTGCTGAAAAGGGAAAAGAAAAATGCTGATGATTTAATTCAAGAAATGAGACATGTAGGGGAACAAATTAAAGTATTAGATGGAGAGCTAAGGAAAGTTGAGACTGAACTAGAAAATGTCATGTTATCTATTCCGAATATTCCTCATGAAACAGTTCCTGTTGGCGAATCTGAAGAAGATAATGTTGAAGTGCGTAAATGGGGCGACATCCCAAGCTTTACCTTTGAGCCAAAGCCGCATTGGGAAATTGCTGATAACCTTGGATTATTAGACTTTGAGCGTGCTGGAAAAGTAACAGGAAGCCGCTTCGTATTTTATAAAGGATTAGGAGCTAGACTTGAACGTGCTCTCATAAACTTTATGTTAGATTTACATGTTGAAGAACATGGATATCAAGAGGTGCTGCCACCTTATATGGTCAATCGAGCAAGTATGACAGGAACCGGCCAACTACCGAAATTTGAAGAAGATGCATTTAAAGTTGAAGAGGAAGACTATTTTCTCATTCCAACAGCAGAAGTGCCTGTAACCAATTTACATCGTGATGAGATTTTACATGTTGGTCAACTACCGATTAATTATGTTGCTTATAGTGCGTGCTTCCGTTCTGAAGCAGGTTCTGCAGGAAGAGATACGCGTGGTTTAATTCGTCAGCATCAATTTAATAAAGTAGAGCTTGTGAAGTTTGTAAAACCTGAAGATTCTTATGAAGAATTAGAGAAATTAACGGGACATGCAGAGAAAGTATTGCAGCTTTTAGGTCTTCCTTACCGAGTGATGAGCATGTGTACAGCTGATTTAGGTTTTACTGCAGCGAAAAAATACGATCTCGAAGTATGGCTTCCAAGCTATAATACGTATCGTGAAATTTCTTCTTGCAGTAATTTTGAAGCATTTCAAGCTCGTCGCGCCAATATTCGCTTCCGCCGCGATGTAAAGGCAAAACCTGAACCAGTTCATACATTAAATGGATCTGGATTGGCCATTGGAAGAACGGTAGCAGCCATTTTAGAAAATTATCAGCAGGAAGATGGAAAAGTTATCATCCCTGAAGTTCTTCGTCCTTATATGGGAAATAAAGAAGTGATTGGATAA
- a CDS encoding tRNA(adenine34) deaminase (product_source=KO:K11991; cath_funfam=3.40.140.10; cog=COG0590; ko=KO:K11991; pfam=PF14437; superfamily=53927), whose product MNKDEYFMELAIQEAKRAETIGEVPIGAVIVVDNQIVAKAHNLRETAQRSIAHAEILAIDEACRKLGTWRLEKSTLYVTLEPCPMCAGAIVLSRIERVVYGASDLKAGCAGTLMNLLTDERFNHQAEVVSGVKQEECALLLTNFFKKLREKKKSNKKVMNPFEND is encoded by the coding sequence ATGAATAAAGATGAGTACTTTATGGAATTAGCTATTCAAGAAGCAAAGCGTGCCGAAACAATTGGAGAAGTACCAATTGGTGCTGTCATTGTTGTTGATAATCAAATTGTTGCGAAGGCACATAATTTACGTGAAACAGCGCAACGTTCTATAGCACATGCTGAAATATTAGCTATTGACGAAGCTTGTCGAAAGTTAGGAACATGGCGTTTGGAGAAGTCAACTTTATATGTCACGTTAGAGCCATGTCCGATGTGTGCGGGTGCAATTGTTCTTTCACGAATAGAAAGGGTTGTATATGGCGCTTCTGATTTAAAAGCTGGATGTGCTGGAACTCTTATGAATTTGCTGACAGATGAACGATTTAATCATCAAGCAGAAGTCGTAAGTGGAGTAAAGCAAGAAGAGTGTGCTCTATTATTAACAAATTTTTTTAAAAAGTTACGAGAAAAGAAAAAAAGCAATAAAAAAGTAATGAATCCATTTGAAAATGATTAA